The Vicia villosa cultivar HV-30 ecotype Madison, WI linkage group LG1, Vvil1.0, whole genome shotgun sequence genome includes a region encoding these proteins:
- the LOC131602776 gene encoding probable protein phosphatase 2C 34, protein MVNFPSFVNGLARTMSIKKDKNFQKDDARKAVEELAKEARKNELLLSSSGVVKSNKDNSFVSVFTHRGQKGVNQDRLIVWEEFGCQQDMMFCGVFDGHGPWGHFVAKRVRKLVPSLLLCNWQRNLAATSIDLGFKVEENKNVHGLNLWEQSYLKTFAAVDQDLKHHPRIDSFRSGSTALTMIKQGENLIISNVGDSRLVLATTSEDGTLLALQLTTDFKPNLPKEAERIEESKGRVFCMKDEPGVYRVWMPNGKTPGLAISRAFGDYCMKEYGLISVPEVTHRKLTTRDQFIILATDGVWDVVSNQEAVNIVCASADKEKASERVVKYAIREWKRKRSGIAMDDMSVICLFFHHSYPSHHIHATKLVD, encoded by the exons ATGGTTAATTTCCCATCTTTTGTAAACGGATTGGCAAGAACTATGTCAATAAAAAAAGACAAGAATTTCCAAAAGGATGATGCAAGAAAAGCAGTGGAAGAATTGGCAAAAGAAGCAAGGAAGAATGAATTGTTATTGAGTTCTTCTGGAGTTGTTAAGTCCAACAAAGACAACAGTTTTGTTTCTGTTTTTACACATAGAGGCCAAAAAGGAGTCAACCAAGATCGTCTTATTGTTTGGGAG GAATTTGGTTGCCAACAAGACATGATGTTTTGTGGAGTTTTTGATGGGCATGGTCCTTGGGGACACTTTGTAGCTAAAAGGGTGAGGAAATTAGTTCCATCTCTTTTGCTATGCAATTGGCAACGAAACCTTGCTGCAACATCAATTGACTTAGGTTTTAAGgttgaagaaaacaaaaatgtTCATGGATTAAACTTATGGGAACAATCATATTTAAAGACTTTTGCTGCAGTTGACCAAGATCTAAAGCATCATCCTCGAATTGATTCTTTTCGAAGTGGCTCAACTGCCTTGACAATGATCAAACAG GGTGAAAACCTTATTATATCGAATGTGGGCGATTCAAGACTTGTGTTGGCGACCACTTCAGAAGATGGCACATTACTTGCACTTCAGCTAACCACTGACTTCAAACCAAATTTACCAA AGGAGGCAGAGAGGATAGAAGAATCGAAAGGACGTGTATTTTGTATGAAAGATGAACCAGGAGTGTACAGAGTTTGGATGCCAAATGGTAAAACACCAGGGTTAGCAATATCAAGAGCATTTGGTGACTATTGTATGAAAGAGTATGGTTTAATCTCTGTGCCAGAAGTGACACATAGAAAACTTACCACTAGGGATCAATTTATCATCTTAGCAACTGATGGG GTTTGGGATGTTGTATCAAACCAAGAGGCAGTGAATATTGTTTGTGCATCGGCAGATAAAGAAAAAGCAAGTGAAAGGGTTGTGAAATATGCAATACGTGAATGGAAAAGAAAGAGAAGTGGTATTGCTATGGATGATATGTCTGTAATTTGTCTCTTTTTTCATCACTCTTACCCCTCTCATCACATTCATGCTACTAAACTTGTAGATTGA